The sequence GGTCCGTCCGCCTATATTCTCTTTGACGTCCGCCATAATTGTGTTGATTTTGTGTGACAATTCTCTTTGTTTTGTTTCTGTTGTGTGTGATGGAGTGGAATAAAAAGTTCCAGGAAAGGAAGTTCCAGGGATTTAGAAATTTTCGAGTGGTTTCAATGCCATGATGACCCCCACTTTTGACGGCTTTATCAGCTCCCTTAAGGCGAAGGTATAGGGTAAGTGGCGCCGCtatcagtaaaaaaatattatggcctaattaaatgaattatccaaaaattacaaacatgGCGTAAATTGTTTGGTATTTTAGACTATAACCTAGGTATCAACTccgtgaaatattttttgctgCAGTTATTAGGCACAAAAAGTCAGGGTCGCCATCGGCACCATAAGTTTTTGTgcctataataaaaacatatttcaaaGAGTTGATAGGTTATAAACAGTCTAAAATACCAAACAATGCTCTGTTTGtgattttttgataaatattttacaactaATTAGccctaatattttttactgatAGTGGCGCCACTTACCCTATACCTTCGCCTTAAAGTTTCAGTTTTGTACGCAGTTGCGTTTTATGaaatctttaattataatttgtttacaatatCAAGTGACTGTAGATCTGAGTACCATTATGGTTTTGATTTCAACTCGATACtcaaatttgtaaaattatgaaatggAGACTCacttgaaaaagaaaatactgaaaaatattaacttaaaaaatataagatccatgaaaaatttgaaaaaaaaaaaatcatatcttGAAAACTATCAAAAATAGCTGAACATACATAGGGGTCCAAAAGATAGGTATAGTAGTCCCCTATCACCTGGCATCGGCTTGACACTTTAGAAGAAACACCCTGTATATCCTTCTTGCTTAATTTCCTTATCTACCTGCATTTAGTGTAATGTGGTGttaatttatgaatgaatataataagtatgCTTAGATACAGGTTATTTGTGCATTTTACTGCAGTAAAAGTATAATCTGTgcattttctataattttaataggaacaaaaaaaaatactatactaAAAACACATTCTCATCTCCTCACTACTTAAACAAAGTTTTGCCATGGAAGCATTCCCCTCTcacttaaaaaatacgaaGCAAAACTATCACGAATCTGCCGACTGTCTATAGGTGATCTTCTAGGTATTCTAGGAAGTGGTCGTAAGCCTTCTGCTTCTGGTTCATTTCTCCATTGACCCCCAAGTAATTCACCGTTTTCATCTATATCAAAAGTACCCGGTGGCGTATATATACTTCTGCTTGTTTTATTTCGCCTTAGATAGTTGTGTAAAACAACGCAAGCTAAAATGACCGGTATCACTGTACCCACTTCTACTGTTAAGGGTTTCTTAAAAACTCTAAACACCGAAGTTAAAATGCCAAATACGTTTTCTATTATTCGTCGTGCACGGCATAATCTATAGTTAAACACTCTCTGCGATGAACCTTGTTGATGTTCTCCACTATAGGGTTTCATCAAGTAGTGTGTCAATGGAAAAGCATCATCACCTAATATAACATATGGCAAATTCACGTCTCCACACGGTAAAGGCTCATCATCGGGTAAACTCAAAGTACTATTATTTAGACTTCTGAACAATGTGGAATTCCGGAAAACCCCTCCGTCAGAGATTCGGCCTTGGCAGCCAACATCTATATAGGTAAAATTGTAATCATAGTCTGCCATTCCCAGTAGTACAACActaaatgtttttttgtagttaaaaTACAGACTTCCTGTATTTGCTGGGGCTTCCATAACTACATGTTTTCCATCTAAAGCACCTAGTGCATGAGGAAAATTCCACTTAGTGTCAAATCCTCTTGATATTCTTCTCCATTCTGCAGCAGTTGAAGGTGtctgtaagtaataaaaaaatacatttcatttatttcagattTCACCACCAGCCATGCCGACACCATCACCGCCAGCCATGTCGGTCCCACCACCAACAACGCCGACACCACCACTAACAACGCCGACACCACCACCAATTACTTCGACACCACTGAGAGGCAAAGGATCGGACGCACAAAAAAAGAAGCGAAATTCTGGTTTATATGGAGAGGCTTTGCTTACTTTGAAAGCAATTagagaaaaaagaaataaaacgcCGGAGCAAGAAGATGAAATCACTACATACGGGCTCTACATTGCTGCTCAAATGCGCAAATTTAATGCTATTTCACAGAGCAAACTAAAATTAGACATTCAAAGTCTACTTTGTAAATATGAATTAGAAAATATCGAGTGTACGCGTAGATCTACCTCTAGTATGAGCGATAATTCGGCgattaatacattatataatGATGGCTATTCTTCCGGTCCATCCAGTCCTATTGAAAGCTCCTCAACCTACAGACAAATGCCAACCACAAGTCTTGCTGCCAGGACCTGTACCTACACACAGCCCAAAACAGAAAGTATGCCAACCTCTTTTCCGATTGCCAGCACCTCTACTTACGAACAGCCCGAAATTTTGACCTACACACAACCCGAAACAGAAACTATGCCAAGCTCATCTCCGATTGCCAGCACCTCTACTTACGAACAGCACGAAATTTTGACCTACACACAACCCGAAACAGAAAGTATGCCAACCTCATTTCCGATTGCCAGCACCTCTACTTACGAACAGCCCAATATTTCGCTAACCACAGCCACCACAAGTCCGACTGCTAGATACTTTGTGATTTCGAGTAATGGTAAAATTATAGAAGTTACGGGTAATCAACCAGATTCACCACCACATTCAAATGTTGTAATATTACAAAACGATATGGTGTTATGCCCTGATGCAGATACATCACAAATTGAAACAAATCAAGCAATTgaaaaccttttaaaatataataaaaaataaacaaatgtgaGCACAgttaacgaaaaaaaaaaacagatctTTTTCGTGATTTTACTACTCCTTTTCAATGTTTGTCTTTGATcgttcttttaaatttttctaattgttaattgtttttgtaacacaaaaaaatatcacctaatttcataaatttattgaattcatACGgagctatttttttatatgatatcTTTTGTACCACGACTTtgcataaaaacaaatattcaaaaatttgcGTTTTTCTGCCCAGctctgtaaataaatattgtttttattataagaatattattataagaataaagattgatttaatttcataaaaagaagagtaattatttaataactaccTATTCACGACTGTAATAGGCAtagagacatttttttaagatccccattatatattttttattaaaagctgGTCCCGTCAGAAGCCTCTaacagtaattaaaattagtaaatTTTGGTTTATTATGGAAttaggatttttttaaatttgtcaaaATTACGGGTTTGCCTTTTTCAGCCTAACCCTAATTTCctcaaactttaaaaaaatcataactcCATATCCATaatggatttatttatttactgtaaCAGGCTTCTGACAGGACCAActattagtaaaaaatataaaaagtgtggtcttgaaaaaaatttttccaTTCCCATTATAATGAGagcttgtttaaaaaaaataaaatgtcagtttttaacaataacaatagatggcgctgtctTAAAGCCGAGCGTCAATGTCAaaagagtttatttttaaatttttacgcCATCTGTTGTAGATGATAggcaatgtttttattttttttaaacctctcctcatcaacaaaaaaacattcctagctaaataaatatcccattaaaaaaaaaacaattcctGTACTCAAATTGCTTGGTATTTTAGACTATTTATAACCTATcaactttaaataatatggtTCAGTGTAGTTATTGTATTTCTACTGATGGCGGCGCcacttaacataatattgtattgtataccTTCgccataagaaaaaaaatacttacttttagATGCACACTTTTCAGTCTATTGTAGAGAGCTAAACAGACTTCTGGAATCAGTTTTGATAGTTGTTGTTTAGAGATTCTTAAGTGATACATTATGCTGGTGTAGCTGTCTCCCGTCGCTAAAAAGCGTAAAGTCGCACCTAATCTCATGTCAGGAGGAATCACATCGTTCCTCCATGTTGTTTTCTTCTCTATATCTGGTAAAATCATAGTCAATAGCTCTTGAAAATCGCTTTCTGAACatctaaaaaaattttttataccGAACCTATCATCAATTTTTAGTTCTTGATAAATATTGAAGGAACGAGGTTGCAGGTAGGGTCGGACCCGGaacctatttttattatttctttggaGAACTAAATCAACTATTGCTAAAACAACTTCCACGTCTTCTTCGTCGGAActcatttttgaaatgaaataaaaacaataacaaaaataggCGCAGCGGACGAGCGGTTTTGCAAACATGTTTTGGTAACATGTTTCGATAACATGTTTTGTTAGAAAATTGTCGCTGCGGACCCGGCTTAACGgttgtgttttgtttttcaattaatttgtcTTATGTTTTATCTTAACTTTTCCACCTAAGTCCGTTGAGTAGAGCCCTTGCTCCTCCGGCCGTGTTGAATTTGTGCTTGCAAcgatataaaaaagtaatctGTGGATTTAATCGAAGTGTAATCTAGAACTGAGACAGGACTCCATTAGTTAGTTTGTGGTATTTTTGATATAGTATAACATGTCTAACAAAAAGTGTTGTGTCCCGGGATGTATTAACAGCAAAGGTTCGTCTAACAATTCACTTATGTAATATGTAGTAAAAACAAATCCTTTCTATTAGTATTGCGCCtctattgataatatttttggttATTTTAGGTACGAAGGAGTACCCTTTGCATAAGTTTCCAAATCCTGAGAGGAAAGTTTTGTTCAACACATGGGTTTACGCTATCGGCGGTGACATACtacaactaaataaaaaattattattaaaaaaacaaaatacccgactgcacactaaaaaaagagtaaaacGGGTCCCCGAGAATGTGAGTCGAATAAGTAATATTCTGGGATCTCGACATCGGGAGACTGATTGCGTTCGACGATTACTTTCATTACCGCCAATGCAATATTTGTTTGACATGTAATAATTCCTTTATCGTgtgttgtaaaaaaatattcaatccCCGAAGACAAATTAGGGAAGTATCCTTCAAGAACGTCAGATGGCGCACTCGAGTTAACAACTCCAACGACAACATCGGGCTGTATATTTAATTCGAATTCTGTAGCGGCCACAGAAACTGCGGGTAATAGCTCTtcagtatttaaaaattgcgGTCTGTTTGCAAGTCGTGACATGCACCTGTTGAAATATGTGTTACCAGCTAATAAAATTCGATCCAAGTCAGATGGGGCCCATTCATTTAATGGTTTGGAACTGGAGTAGGCTAAGAAGCTGCTGTTTGTGGACTAAAAATTAACACCCTAAAGACCCAGGAAATGCGCACTGAGGGGAGAAATCCACAACCACTGACTTTAGGCCCACAACAAATAAAGCGTGTCCAGCAATTTACGTACCTCGGCAGTATTGTGTCTAATTCCGGTGGAACCGAagaggacatcacttcgagAATCGCCAAAGCAAGGGCAACCTTCGCGCAGCTACGACCCATATGGCAATCGGAGAAGCTAACGCGTGgagtgaaatttaaaatatttcgctCCAACGTAAAGAGTGTCCTTTTATATGGGAGTGAAACGTGGAGGGTGACCAAAGACATCACGCATAGACTTCAGGTCTTCGTCAACCGATGCCTCCGCCAAATACTGCGAATCCACTGGCCAGACAAGATATCCAACGACAATCTATTGGAACGCTGCCATGAAACTCCTATATCCCGTCAAATCTTACGTCGAAAATGGACTTGGATCGGCCACACCCTCAGAAGGAATACCTCACATATACCTAGGCAAGCCCTGGAATGGACTCCGCAAGGAAAAAGGAAGCGTGGCCGTCCTAGGCAATCCTGGCGACGATCGGTGGCGGCGGAGGCTAGGGCGATTGGGTTGACGTGGCAGGAGGTGAAGAGCGTAGCCCAAGACAGAACGCGATGGCGGCGCACTGTGGACGCCCTCTGCCCCACATAGGGGCCACAGGACATTAAGTCAAGTAAGTCAACTGGAGTAGGCGATAGCCGTGGCGGCATTAGCCGTGCACTGGCGGCCACGGGATTCCTCTTCAAACCGATCACTGCCTTGGTGAAAAGACCCACGCAAGATGTGACGGTCATGTCCCAAAGCCTTGAAGTGATTTTTTGGCTCATTTCTAATGTGATCTGCATTTTCTAATGTGATAACTGCCTCCAGAATACTTGACCGTATCTCTTCATTGGTAATGTTAGTATTAATTTGCACATTAGAGTACAAATGATTGTTTCGCAATAGCCACTCTAATgctttcttaattttttcgaTGTCTACCGAGTATCGTCGATTGTTTGTCACGTTATCTAAATTTTCAGTGACCACACTTATTCCCGCATTTGCTATATTCAATGGAAGCTGTTCAGGTATCTCTTCAACTTGCTGTGCAAAGAGGAAGGCTTGCCCCTTAAATCCCTGTTGTCCGTAACGACCACCCAGACGCACCACTTTTATAAACGGTTTTATCCGAGAAATGAGCCGCAGCTCCATCTCTGATAGACATTCAATTTCAGGCGGAATAGGTGCAACAGTCATGTTGTTCCAAAATGCATTTGACGGGCACTGATTCCTTGACAATTTGTTGGCGCATCTATTGCAACAATCTATGCGGTCTGAAACATTTTGTGGTAGAACAGTAATATTAGCAGTTAAGATACTGCGTGACTGTTTCTTGTATAGAAGCTTATGACATACGTAGCACACCACATCCGCCACTTGAGAAATCGCTTCATTGAATGTGGCATCACTATTTGTAAACAACTGCCGTCGAACACGAGACTGTGACCTCATAGCCGAAAGTCTTTCTAAACGCGAGCCAGGTGATTCGTTGTTACGAGACTGCACAGCATACTCTCGCATCTGCTCGAGTCGAGAAGCGCGGGATGATGGAGACTCATGCTCACGAATTAATTCGGCATGCTCCCGCATCTGATCGAGTCGGGCAGCGCGAGTTGGTGGAGACTCGTGTTCGCGAACATTTCCCGCATGCTCCCGCATCTGCTCGAGTCGAGCAGCGCGAGATGATGGAGACTCATGTTCACGAACGTTTGTGGCATATTCCCGCATCTGCTGGAGTCGTGTCATACGAGACGACGGGGACTCAGCAGCTCTCTTTTCAGATTTGCTAGCTGCAAGCCTACGCCGCTTTTGTTCCCTATCAACGCTAGACTCACGTGCTTGTAAAGTACGTCTACGGGtacttttgttatttataagctCTTGACGTGAAGTAGGTGAAAGTTGGCTGTACCATTGGGACATTCTTACTCTTGCTTCTAAAAGCCTTTTTTCGCGTGCCTCAGGAGATTcggcttttaattttttagccCGAGCCTGAGCCCTTTTTGTTTTGCGAGATAATCCCatattgtatgtttttatttcttaaaatgatctgaTACCTATTGCCGAAAAAATCAGTACTAATGGAGaagtacttaataataataaaaaaaaacagttgaactataactaaaaaaaaaaatacaaaaagaataaGTGAAGATTGTTTAAAAGTATGTTACTTAAACTAACCAAAAAtatctacctacctagttattttattaataattattattatattattaattaatatgaagaATTTAAGAAAGAACCAAAAAAAAGAACGGAAGAACGagttaattaattagaaagaacgaataaatttaaagagaGAAAcacgaaagaaaaaaaaaagaacgagttatttatactttataagtTTCGCGTCAGACGACGAAGTATCGAAAAAATCGCTATTTAGAGACGACCGTCAACGACGTGTGCCCTCATGCGTGTGCCCGCAATCGGGCTGTATACTCGAGCATATCCCCCTCCGCACCGCGCCGCGCGCCGCATGCCAGGCCACGCCCTATCTTTTTGCTTGCTAACGCATGAGTTGCTTTGCGTTGACGCAGAATTAACATGTTCCCGTGGGAATTTTGAGAAAAAACGTatcctatattaattactcccgtgattgaaatgaatctaatgataccgcatacatatttttttaaagggaaatttagaaaaaatattattatgtctttatcccgtgggacttttaggataaaatgtatcctatgacactcccgtaatcaagacaaatctaacgatacctcatacatcaaaatccatcaagccgtttaggctacaggtggtcacaaaggaaaagacatacatacatacttacatacactcgaaaaacattaccctcc comes from Colias croceus chromosome 23, ilColCroc2.1 and encodes:
- the LOC123702286 gene encoding protein ALP1-like — translated: MFAKPLVRCAYFCYCFYFISKMSSDEEDVEVVLAIVDLVLQRNNKNRFRVRPYLQPRSFNIYQELKIDDRFGIKNFFRCSESDFQELLTMILPDIEKKTTWRNDVIPPDMRLGATLRFLATGDSYTSIMYHLRISKQQLSKLIPEVCLALYNRLKSVHLKTPSTAAEWRRISRGFDTKWNFPHALGALDGKHVVMEAPANTGSLYFNYKKTFSVVLLGMADYDYNFTYIDVGCQGRISDGGVFRNSTLFRSLNNSTLSLPDDEPLPCGDVNLPYVILGDDAFPLTHYLMKPYSGEHQQGSSQRVFNYRLCRARRIIENVFGILTSVFRVFKKPLTVEVGTVIPVILACVVLHNYLRRNKTSRSIYTPPGTFDIDENGELLGGQWRNEPEAEGLRPLPRIPRRSPIDSRQIRDSFASYFLSERGMLPWQNFV